A DNA window from Methylocystis heyeri contains the following coding sequences:
- a CDS encoding IS5 family transposase (programmed frameshift), whose product MSQRRYELSDFEWSIIAPLLPNKPRGVARADDRKVLNGIYWRLRTGSPWADIPERYGPATTCYNRFVRWRRLGVWDRIFEAVSKAYDGDLQMIDSSSIRVHQHGANGKKGEGETPAAVGNLSASRCMGRSRGGLTMKIHALVDANGLPIALKLTEGQAHDGKSAADMLGGLGDGQILLADRAYDSDALRSSLEERGAWANIKPMPGRVNVPAFSPFLYRYRNLVERFFNKLKHFRAVATRFEKHDANYLALAKLAAVKIWIRFMSR is encoded by the exons ATGAGCCAGCGCCGGTATGAACTTTCGGATTTCGAGTGGTCGATCATTGCGCCGCTATTGCCGAACAAGCCGCGCGGGGTTGCTCGCGCGGACGACCGCAAAGTGCTGAACGGCATCTATTGGCGGCTGCGAACGGGGTCGCCCTGGGCCGATATTCCCGAACGCTACGGACCAGCGACGACCTGCTACAACCGCTTCGTGCGCTGGCGCAGGCTTGGCGTCTGGGACCGCATCTTCGAGGCGGTTTCCAAGGCCTATGACGGCGATTTGCAAATGATCGATTCTTCCTCCATCCGGGTGCATCAGCACGGCGCCAACGGTAAAAAG GGCGAAGGCGAAACGCCGGCCGCCGTTGGGAACCTCTCTGCAAGCCGATGCATGGGGCGCTCGCGCGGCGGACTGACAATGAAGATTCATGCGCTTGTCGACGCCAATGGCCTACCGATCGCCCTGAAGCTCACGGAAGGCCAGGCTCACGATGGCAAGAGCGCCGCAGACATGCTGGGAGGCCTTGGCGATGGCCAAATTCTGCTCGCTGACCGCGCTTATGACAGCGATGCCCTACGAAGCTCTCTCGAGGAAAGAGGCGCTTGGGCTAACATCAAGCCCATGCCGGGACGGGTTAATGTCCCAGCCTTCAGCCCCTTCCTTTATCGATACCGCAATCTCGTCGAGCGCTTCTTCAACAAGCTCAAACACTTCAGGGCTGTAGCGACGCGCTTCGAAAAGCACGACGCTAACTACCTCGCTCTCGCCAAACTCGCCGCAGTCAAAATCTGGATAAGATTTATGAGTCGGTGA
- a CDS encoding cysteine desulfurase has protein sequence MNQQFGLSQAAPIFDVDAIREDFPILSERPYGKELVYLDNAASAQKPRQVIERLTHFYEHEYANVHRGLHYLANASTEAFEGARESVRRFLNAEHAEEIVFTRSATEAINLAAAAFGLAHIGEGDEIILSMMEHHSNIVPWHFLRERKGAVLKWIEVDDDGNFSLEEFEKLFTNKTKIVALTHMSNVVAAPTPVAEVTRIAHAHGVPVLIDGSQGAVHLDVDVQALDVDFYIITGHKLYGPTGIGALYGKRKWLETLPPFLGGGEMIETVTLDSVTYNVPPQRFEAGTPPIAQAVGLGAGLDYMESVGRAAIRAHEADLTAYAHERLSEIRGLRIYGRAREKGPIVAFNMDVAHAHDIATVIDRAGVAVRAGTHCAMPLLTRFGASSSCRASFALYNTRSEVDRLAEALIKAQTLFS, from the coding sequence ATGAACCAGCAATTCGGCTTGTCTCAGGCTGCCCCGATCTTCGACGTAGACGCGATCCGGGAGGATTTCCCCATCCTGTCGGAGCGTCCCTACGGCAAGGAGCTGGTCTATCTCGACAACGCGGCTTCCGCGCAAAAGCCCCGGCAGGTGATCGAGCGTCTCACGCATTTCTACGAGCATGAATACGCCAATGTGCACCGGGGCCTGCATTATCTCGCCAACGCCTCCACCGAGGCTTTCGAGGGCGCGAGGGAGTCGGTGCGCCGCTTCCTCAACGCGGAGCATGCCGAGGAAATAGTCTTCACGCGGTCCGCCACCGAGGCGATCAATCTGGCGGCGGCTGCGTTCGGCCTCGCGCATATCGGCGAAGGCGACGAGATCATCCTGTCGATGATGGAGCATCACTCCAACATCGTGCCATGGCACTTCCTGCGCGAGCGCAAGGGCGCCGTGCTGAAGTGGATCGAGGTCGACGACGACGGCAATTTCTCGCTCGAAGAATTTGAAAAGCTCTTCACCAACAAGACCAAGATCGTCGCGCTCACCCATATGTCGAACGTCGTGGCGGCGCCCACGCCGGTCGCGGAAGTCACGCGGATCGCTCATGCCCATGGTGTTCCGGTGCTGATCGACGGGTCTCAGGGCGCAGTCCATCTCGACGTGGACGTGCAGGCGCTCGACGTCGACTTCTACATCATCACCGGACACAAGCTTTATGGGCCGACCGGGATCGGCGCGCTTTACGGCAAGCGCAAATGGCTCGAAACCCTGCCTCCGTTCCTCGGCGGCGGCGAGATGATCGAAACCGTGACGCTCGACAGCGTGACCTATAATGTTCCGCCGCAGCGCTTCGAGGCCGGCACGCCTCCGATCGCGCAGGCGGTCGGGCTCGGCGCCGGGCTGGATTATATGGAGAGCGTCGGGCGGGCGGCCATTCGGGCCCACGAAGCCGACCTCACCGCCTATGCCCACGAGCGCCTTTCCGAGATCAGGGGGCTGCGCATCTATGGTCGGGCGCGTGAGAAGGGGCCTATCGTAGCGTTCAATATGGACGTCGCTCACGCGCATGACATTGCGACGGTGATCGACCGCGCCGGAGTCGCCGTTCGGGCGGGAACCCATTGCGCCATGCCGCTGCTCACGCGCTTCGGCGCGTCGTCGAGCTGCCGCGCTTCCTTCGCGCTCTACAACACCCGGAGCGAAGTCGACCGGCTCGCCGAGGCGCTGATCAAGGCGCAAACGCTGTTTTCATGA
- a CDS encoding DUF2167 domain-containing protein, with translation MSFDRPRVARKFVSASLLAALGAAVGSPAVEARELGNKRELSNVEIQRPQRRVHDDVIFEMEPLHPWQGATIGSQAPAAKAAKPAPAQAGRPETAAKEGPRGAEAAKAPSGIDAKGGETAKESAQSTPKPTAPEPASEEANGAAPASTAAQPSQAVQTQGGVPAAGEQGQAAPAVATSPEAVGAQAPVQSAQPVPASASQTAASPEAAAPAQPKAPEASAQAKAPEKQGEPAKAQAPGVAQPAQAPAPAQGAAPAVAAKEEVAPAGAKEQAPAAPQAVSSEPNPDEEAKAYAAMLAQGLKGPTEVRIADRATMWLPAGRVFLEGEQARKLLGIDPASWDDATLGVVLPVASGPKWIAYVDLMSDGYIKDDEGKSLDAGNLLAAYKSEVDSQNPGRARLGLTPLEVTGWLTEPSYDAKHHLSSCIGATAQGSKNPDDSIVNCTSFALGRDGAVKVVVSGDEAGFAQFKGEAPALVDTIVFDKGKGYEDADLSMDRVAGYGLSALVTGAVALKKLTGAAAAATTVKKVGLFSLIAAKIFKAWKLLLAGAALLAAGARLIARKRQGAPETEVVETESEKTASAPIWSRIAEGLRARFSRSAPEAADGGAVAEPQASQPAAEPSEGEGGGSLLGSLRAKLAALPFFNRAKAESEEPEPAAAGAVVSETLPAEEKSHGSILSKLASMMRRQGRQPAGEADAAAGEAAGSQEAGGQSAAASGLKKFASLMRKQAQGGRVAADVLRAAGDHARAMEVATPGGSAAKSPAVSAAQADGAGQAAAEASADDFVDLVEPGDEAAASAAISAREALRKARA, from the coding sequence ATGTCGTTTGATCGCCCGCGCGTCGCCCGCAAGTTCGTCAGCGCCTCCTTATTAGCCGCCCTGGGCGCTGCCGTCGGCAGTCCCGCTGTCGAGGCGCGAGAACTCGGCAACAAGCGCGAGCTTTCGAACGTCGAGATACAAAGACCCCAGCGACGCGTCCATGACGACGTGATTTTCGAAATGGAGCCGCTGCATCCTTGGCAGGGCGCGACGATAGGCTCGCAGGCTCCCGCGGCGAAGGCCGCCAAACCGGCTCCTGCTCAGGCGGGTCGGCCCGAAACGGCCGCAAAGGAAGGCCCGCGCGGCGCGGAAGCCGCGAAGGCTCCTTCCGGGATCGACGCCAAGGGCGGCGAAACCGCCAAAGAAAGCGCTCAATCCACGCCCAAGCCGACCGCCCCCGAACCTGCGAGCGAAGAGGCCAATGGCGCCGCGCCCGCTTCGACCGCCGCGCAGCCTTCTCAGGCCGTTCAAACCCAGGGCGGCGTCCCGGCCGCCGGCGAGCAGGGCCAGGCTGCGCCGGCCGTCGCCACATCGCCGGAAGCGGTCGGCGCCCAGGCTCCGGTCCAATCCGCGCAGCCCGTTCCCGCGTCGGCTTCCCAGACGGCCGCCAGCCCGGAAGCAGCCGCTCCGGCGCAGCCGAAGGCGCCGGAGGCCTCGGCTCAGGCCAAGGCTCCTGAAAAACAGGGCGAACCCGCCAAGGCCCAGGCTCCGGGAGTCGCGCAACCCGCGCAGGCGCCCGCTCCGGCACAAGGCGCCGCGCCCGCCGTGGCCGCCAAGGAAGAGGTTGCCCCCGCGGGAGCCAAGGAGCAGGCTCCGGCGGCGCCGCAGGCCGTCTCTTCCGAGCCGAACCCGGACGAAGAGGCCAAGGCCTACGCCGCCATGCTCGCGCAAGGGCTCAAAGGCCCGACCGAGGTGCGCATCGCCGATCGTGCGACGATGTGGCTGCCGGCGGGCCGGGTTTTCCTCGAGGGCGAGCAGGCGCGCAAGCTTCTTGGAATCGACCCCGCCTCTTGGGACGATGCGACGCTGGGCGTCGTGCTCCCGGTCGCCTCGGGACCGAAGTGGATCGCCTATGTCGATCTCATGAGCGACGGTTATATCAAGGACGACGAAGGCAAGTCCCTCGACGCAGGCAATTTGCTCGCGGCCTATAAATCGGAGGTCGACTCTCAGAATCCCGGCCGCGCGCGTCTCGGACTGACTCCGCTGGAGGTTACGGGCTGGCTCACCGAGCCGAGCTACGACGCCAAGCACCATTTGTCTTCATGCATCGGCGCCACCGCCCAGGGCTCCAAGAATCCCGACGACAGCATCGTAAATTGCACCTCCTTCGCGCTCGGTCGCGACGGGGCGGTCAAAGTCGTGGTTTCTGGAGACGAAGCCGGCTTCGCCCAGTTCAAGGGAGAAGCGCCGGCCCTGGTCGACACCATCGTTTTCGACAAGGGCAAGGGATACGAGGACGCCGATCTCTCGATGGATCGCGTGGCGGGCTACGGATTATCCGCTCTGGTCACCGGCGCCGTGGCGCTCAAAAAGCTGACCGGGGCCGCCGCCGCGGCCACCACGGTCAAGAAGGTCGGCCTGTTCTCCCTGATCGCGGCCAAGATTTTCAAAGCCTGGAAGCTTCTCCTCGCCGGCGCGGCTCTGCTGGCGGCCGGGGCGCGTCTCATCGCCCGCAAGCGCCAAGGCGCCCCGGAGACGGAGGTCGTGGAGACGGAGTCGGAGAAGACCGCTTCCGCGCCGATCTGGTCCCGGATCGCCGAAGGACTGCGGGCCCGCTTCTCTCGCTCCGCGCCGGAAGCTGCGGACGGCGGCGCCGTCGCCGAGCCGCAGGCTTCCCAGCCGGCCGCGGAGCCGAGCGAGGGCGAAGGCGGCGGTTCGCTGCTGGGCTCTCTTCGGGCGAAGCTCGCGGCGCTCCCTTTCTTCAATCGCGCGAAGGCGGAGTCGGAGGAACCTGAACCCGCGGCGGCTGGAGCGGTCGTCTCCGAGACGCTGCCGGCAGAAGAAAAATCGCACGGATCGATCCTTTCGAAACTGGCCTCCATGATGCGCAGGCAGGGTCGCCAGCCCGCCGGCGAGGCCGACGCGGCTGCCGGCGAGGCCGCTGGAAGCCAAGAGGCCGGCGGTCAATCCGCCGCCGCTTCCGGCCTCAAGAAATTCGCTTCGCTCATGCGCAAGCAGGCTCAGGGAGGCCGCGTCGCCGCGGATGTGCTGCGCGCGGCCGGAGACCATGCTCGGGCCATGGAAGTGGCGACGCCGGGGGGCTCGGCCGCCAAATCGCCGGCCGTATCCGCGGCTCAGGCCGACGGCGCCGGCCAGGCCGCAGCCGAGGCGTCGGCTGATGATTTCGTCGATCTGGTGGAGCCGGGCGACGAGGCGGCCGCCTCCGCGGCTATTTCGGCTCGCGAAGCTTTGCGCAAGGCGCGGGCCTGA
- a CDS encoding type II toxin-antitoxin system Phd/YefM family antitoxin produces the protein MDMLKVSAAEFQRNIGRYQDLALRQPVAVTRNGRESCVLISTEEYRRLKRREREVLGIEDFTEADAEAVRRAEAPAESAAFDHELTP, from the coding sequence ATGGACATGCTCAAGGTCTCCGCCGCCGAGTTCCAGCGCAACATCGGCCGCTATCAAGACCTCGCGCTGCGCCAGCCGGTCGCCGTCACCCGCAATGGTCGCGAAAGCTGCGTGCTGATCTCGACCGAAGAATATCGCCGCCTGAAACGTCGTGAGCGCGAAGTGCTCGGCATTGAGGATTTCACGGAAGCCGACGCCGAAGCCGTCCGGCGCGCCGAAGCTCCCGCAGAGTCGGCGGCGTTCGACCATGAGCTGACGCCGTAA
- the sufD gene encoding Fe-S cluster assembly protein SufD, which yields MSETATQAEIALKTSFDLMKDAGAQSLRRGAWEAFANAGLPNKRVESWHYTDLRAALRAVAPLAGAAGAVPAPERRQASCRLVVLDGAFRPDLSDLAALPAGVGAQSLREALASGEADILAALAGDADDAMIALNAALMQDGVVLRIAPGTVVEQPLEILNAVSSAGAAHSVYARSLVMAGAGASATLIETLESLETSDAQENHALLLCLERGARLEHVCSIARQAEGAVRVLSLLATLGEKAALNSFCLIEGGGLIRRQVFATLAGEGADAAFCGANLLRGRDHADTTLLVRHQSPGGKSREYFRYIIDESATGVFQGKVSVAQPAQKTDGAMQSKAILLSDGATMNSKPELEIFADDVVCGHGATCGRLDADQLFYLQARGLPQSEAEALLIQGFANEALKLVAGEQIRETLEERISAWLARRDTK from the coding sequence ATGAGCGAGACAGCGACCCAGGCGGAAATCGCCCTCAAGACTTCCTTTGACCTCATGAAGGACGCGGGAGCCCAGTCGCTGCGGCGCGGCGCCTGGGAGGCCTTTGCAAACGCGGGCCTCCCCAACAAACGCGTCGAGAGCTGGCATTACACCGACCTTCGCGCGGCGTTGCGGGCCGTTGCGCCTCTCGCCGGAGCGGCCGGGGCGGTTCCGGCCCCGGAGCGGCGACAGGCTTCCTGCCGGCTGGTCGTGCTCGACGGCGCCTTCCGGCCCGATCTTTCCGACCTCGCGGCGCTGCCTGCGGGCGTCGGCGCGCAGTCGTTGCGCGAGGCGCTGGCTTCGGGCGAGGCGGACATACTCGCCGCGCTTGCTGGCGACGCCGACGACGCCATGATCGCGCTCAATGCGGCGCTGATGCAGGACGGGGTGGTCCTGCGCATCGCGCCGGGGACCGTGGTCGAGCAGCCGCTTGAAATCCTGAACGCGGTTTCCTCGGCGGGCGCCGCCCATTCAGTCTATGCGCGCTCACTGGTCATGGCCGGCGCGGGAGCCTCCGCCACGCTGATCGAGACGCTTGAATCACTGGAGACGTCCGACGCGCAGGAGAACCATGCGCTGCTGCTGTGCCTCGAGCGCGGAGCCCGGCTCGAACATGTCTGTTCGATAGCGCGGCAGGCGGAAGGGGCGGTCAGGGTGCTCTCGCTGCTTGCGACCCTCGGAGAAAAGGCCGCACTGAATTCTTTCTGCCTGATCGAGGGCGGCGGCCTGATCCGCCGCCAGGTCTTCGCGACGCTGGCCGGGGAGGGCGCCGACGCCGCCTTCTGCGGGGCGAATCTGCTTCGGGGGCGGGATCACGCCGACACCACGCTTTTGGTGCGGCACCAGAGTCCCGGTGGCAAGAGCCGCGAATATTTCCGCTATATCATCGACGAGTCGGCGACGGGTGTCTTCCAGGGCAAGGTTTCCGTCGCGCAGCCCGCCCAGAAGACCGACGGCGCCATGCAGTCCAAGGCGATCCTGCTTTCGGACGGCGCGACGATGAACAGCAAGCCCGAGCTGGAGATATTCGCCGACGATGTCGTCTGCGGCCATGGCGCGACTTGCGGACGGCTCGACGCGGACCAACTCTTCTATCTGCAGGCGAGAGGCCTGCCGCAAAGCGAGGCGGAAGCCCTGCTGATCCAGGGCTTCGCGAACGAGGCGTTGAAGCTGGTGGCGGGAGAGCAGATCCGGGAAACGCTGGAGGAGCGGATTTCGGCCTGGCTAGCGCGAAGGGACACAAAATGA
- a CDS encoding HesB/IscA family protein — MNLALSNVLSLTDAAAARVRALLASAPTPATGLRVSVEKSGCAGMAYKMALAEPEHGDEVIEQDGARVIVDAKAVLFLLGSRMDIKTDKFSSTFVFENPNQTSACGCGESVALTPAEPLR; from the coding sequence ATGAACCTCGCTTTATCCAATGTCCTCAGTCTCACCGACGCGGCCGCGGCTCGGGTGCGGGCTTTGCTGGCCAGTGCGCCGACCCCGGCCACCGGTTTGAGGGTGAGCGTCGAGAAAAGCGGCTGCGCCGGCATGGCCTATAAAATGGCGCTGGCCGAGCCGGAGCATGGCGACGAAGTAATCGAACAGGATGGCGCGCGCGTCATCGTGGACGCCAAGGCGGTCCTGTTTCTGCTGGGATCGCGCATGGATATCAAGACCGACAAATTCTCGTCGACTTTCGTGTTCGAAAACCCGAACCAGACCTCGGCTTGCGGCTGCGGCGAGAGCGTTGCGTTGACGCCGGCAGAACCTTTACGGTAG
- a CDS encoding VOC family protein, translated as MAPRLGDVLETALYVEDLDRAEEFYARVMGLDALSRDARLCALDCGPGSVLLLFLRGATRETVHLAGGEIPPHGGNGDLHFAFKIARQDLGAWESHLAACGVSVEARMSWPRGGVSLYFRDPDNNLLELATPGLWANY; from the coding sequence ATGGCGCCGAGACTGGGCGACGTGCTCGAGACGGCGCTTTATGTCGAGGATCTGGACCGCGCGGAGGAGTTTTACGCGCGGGTGATGGGACTCGATGCGCTCTCCCGCGACGCTCGCCTCTGCGCCCTCGATTGCGGACCGGGCAGCGTGCTCTTGCTGTTCCTGCGCGGCGCGACCCGCGAGACCGTGCATTTGGCGGGCGGAGAGATTCCGCCGCATGGGGGAAACGGCGATCTTCATTTTGCGTTCAAGATAGCGCGGCAGGATCTCGGAGCCTGGGAAAGCCATCTCGCGGCTTGCGGCGTTTCCGTCGAGGCCAGAATGAGCTGGCCGCGCGGCGGCGTAAGTCTTTACTTCCGCGATCCCGACAACAATCTGCTAGAATTGGCGACGCCGGGCTTGTGGGCCAATTATTGA
- a CDS encoding SUF system Fe-S cluster assembly protein encodes MEKTAALTGNAPQINIAPSLDPEGMERLSGEIIKALKTIYDPEIPADVYELGLIYRIDITDDGYVDIDMTLTAPGCPVAGEMPVWVQNAVNAVPGVADTKVHMVFNPPWDQSRMSDEARITLDMW; translated from the coding sequence ATGGAGAAGACGGCCGCACTGACGGGCAATGCGCCGCAGATAAATATTGCCCCCAGTCTCGACCCCGAGGGCATGGAGCGGCTTTCCGGCGAGATCATCAAAGCCCTGAAGACGATATATGATCCCGAGATACCCGCCGACGTCTACGAGCTGGGCCTGATCTACCGCATCGACATCACCGACGACGGCTATGTCGACATCGACATGACGCTGACCGCGCCCGGCTGTCCCGTCGCCGGCGAGATGCCGGTCTGGGTGCAGAACGCGGTCAATGCGGTGCCGGGTGTAGCCGACACCAAGGTTCACATGGTGTTCAATCCCCCCTGGGATCAGAGCCGCATGTCCGACGAAGCGCGTATCACGCTCGATATGTGGTGA
- the gyrA gene encoding DNA gyrase subunit A yields the protein MVDSDITSGEPAAPGSDIRPVSIADEMKRSYLDYAMSVIVSRALPDVRDGLKPVHRRIMFSMHENGHTPDKPYVKSARIVGDVMGKYHPHGDAAIYDALVRMAQPFSMGLQLIDGQGNFGSVDNDPPAAMRYTESRLAKPALALLEDIDEGTVDFQPNYDGKEHEPTVLPARFPNLLVNGAGGIAVGMATNIPPHNLGEVIDAAIAVIERGHLTTAELMEIVPGPDFPTGASILGRGGIRKAYETGQGSIIQRATAQVETLRKDREAIIVTEIPYQVNKAALVERIAELVREKKIEGISDLRDESSRDGMRIVIELKREAVADVVLNQLWRHTALQSSFPVNMIALNGKRPERLNLLDVLKAFVDFRETVVTRRTKFRLNKARDNAHLQVGLAIAVANIDEVIRLIRTSPDAAAAREALMARDWPAKDMAPLVALIADPRHRLAEDGTCRLSEAQARGILDLRLQRLTALGREEISAALEKLAAEIADYLDILGSRERLFGIVKDEMLAVKEAYAIPRRTQIVEADGEVDDEDLIAREDMVVTVSHAGYIKRVPLSTYRAQRRGGKGRSGMQMKEEDFVHRLFVANTHTPVLFFSSLGRAYKEKVWRLPLSAPQSRGKALVNMLPLEPGERIATIMPLPEDESSWSKLDVIFATTKGSVRRNKLSDFSDVRRNGIIAMKLDEGEAIVDVATASEADDVLLTTRDGQCIRFPVTEVRVFQGRTSMGVRGVSLGEGDRVISLSILNHFEATGEERAAYLKRSIALRRALGAEAVEEPAAEAEEAPSVDLSDERFAAMQVAEQVILTISENGYGKRSSSFEYRITGRGGKGIVAMAVNQRNGALVASFPVADGDEIMLVTNGGQLIRCPVSGIRIAGRGAQGVIVFNTADGERVVSVEHIGDVGGDEENGPAGEEEGV from the coding sequence TTGGTCGACAGCGACATCACAAGCGGCGAGCCCGCCGCTCCGGGCTCGGACATTCGGCCGGTTTCCATCGCCGATGAAATGAAGCGGTCGTATCTCGACTACGCGATGAGCGTGATCGTGAGCAGGGCGCTTCCCGACGTTCGCGACGGCCTGAAGCCTGTCCATCGGCGCATTATGTTCTCGATGCACGAGAACGGCCACACCCCCGATAAGCCCTATGTCAAATCCGCGCGCATCGTCGGCGACGTCATGGGCAAATATCACCCGCATGGCGACGCAGCCATTTACGATGCGCTGGTGCGCATGGCTCAGCCTTTTTCCATGGGGCTGCAGCTCATCGACGGGCAGGGCAATTTCGGTTCGGTGGACAACGATCCGCCGGCGGCCATGCGCTACACCGAGTCCCGCCTCGCCAAACCCGCCCTGGCGCTGCTCGAGGACATCGACGAAGGCACCGTCGATTTCCAGCCCAATTACGACGGCAAGGAGCATGAGCCGACCGTCCTTCCGGCGCGCTTCCCCAATCTTCTGGTCAACGGCGCCGGCGGCATCGCCGTCGGCATGGCGACCAATATCCCGCCGCACAATCTCGGCGAGGTGATCGACGCCGCCATTGCGGTCATCGAGCGGGGTCACCTGACCACCGCCGAACTGATGGAAATCGTCCCCGGACCGGATTTTCCCACCGGCGCCAGCATTCTGGGGCGCGGCGGCATCCGCAAGGCCTATGAAACCGGGCAGGGCTCCATCATCCAGAGAGCGACGGCTCAGGTCGAAACCCTGCGCAAGGATCGCGAAGCCATCATCGTCACCGAGATTCCCTATCAGGTGAACAAGGCGGCGCTGGTCGAACGCATCGCGGAACTCGTCCGCGAGAAGAAGATCGAGGGCATCTCCGATCTGCGCGACGAGTCCAGCCGCGACGGCATGCGCATCGTCATCGAGCTGAAGCGCGAGGCGGTGGCCGATGTCGTGCTGAACCAGCTCTGGCGCCACACCGCGCTGCAATCGAGCTTCCCCGTCAACATGATTGCGCTCAACGGCAAACGTCCGGAACGGCTCAATCTGCTCGACGTGCTCAAGGCCTTCGTCGATTTCCGCGAGACCGTCGTCACGCGGCGCACCAAGTTCCGCCTCAACAAGGCGCGCGACAACGCCCATCTGCAGGTCGGCCTCGCCATTGCGGTCGCCAATATCGACGAAGTGATCCGGCTTATCCGCACCTCGCCCGACGCGGCCGCTGCCCGCGAGGCGTTGATGGCGCGCGACTGGCCGGCCAAGGACATGGCGCCGCTGGTGGCCCTGATCGCCGACCCCCGTCATCGTCTCGCCGAGGACGGAACCTGCCGGCTTTCCGAGGCCCAGGCGCGCGGCATTCTCGATCTGCGCCTGCAGCGTCTCACCGCGCTCGGCCGCGAGGAAATATCCGCAGCCCTGGAGAAGCTCGCCGCCGAAATCGCCGATTATCTCGATATCCTCGGCTCGCGCGAAAGACTGTTCGGCATCGTCAAGGACGAGATGCTGGCGGTGAAGGAGGCTTACGCCATCCCCCGCCGCACCCAGATCGTCGAGGCCGACGGCGAGGTCGACGACGAAGACCTCATCGCCCGCGAGGACATGGTGGTGACGGTCTCGCACGCCGGCTACATCAAGCGGGTGCCGCTTTCGACCTATCGCGCCCAGCGCCGCGGCGGCAAGGGCCGCTCCGGCATGCAGATGAAGGAGGAGGATTTCGTCCACCGCCTCTTCGTCGCCAACACCCATACGCCGGTTCTGTTTTTCTCGTCGCTCGGCCGGGCCTATAAGGAAAAGGTCTGGCGGCTTCCGCTGTCGGCTCCCCAGTCGCGCGGCAAGGCGCTGGTGAACATGCTTCCGCTGGAGCCCGGCGAGCGCATCGCCACCATCATGCCGCTGCCCGAGGACGAATCGAGCTGGAGCAAGCTCGACGTTATCTTCGCGACCACCAAAGGCTCGGTCCGACGCAACAAGCTCTCCGATTTTTCCGACGTCCGCCGCAACGGCATCATCGCCATGAAGCTCGACGAGGGCGAGGCCATCGTCGATGTCGCCACCGCGAGCGAAGCCGACGACGTTCTGCTGACGACGCGCGACGGCCAGTGCATCCGCTTCCCGGTGACGGAAGTGCGCGTGTTCCAGGGCCGCACCTCAATGGGCGTGCGCGGCGTGTCGTTGGGCGAAGGCGACCGCGTGATCTCGCTGTCGATCCTCAACCACTTCGAGGCGACGGGCGAGGAGCGCGCCGCCTATCTGAAACGCTCCATTGCGCTACGCCGCGCCCTGGGGGCCGAAGCCGTCGAAGAGCCCGCCGCCGAGGCGGAAGAAGCGCCGTCGGTCGATCTTTCCGATGAGCGTTTCGCGGCGATGCAGGTCGCCGAGCAGGTCATTCTGACGATCTCCGAAAACGGCTACGGCAAGCGCAGCTCGTCCTTCGAATATCGCATCACCGGTCGCGGCGGCAAAGGCATCGTCGCCATGGCGGTCAATCAGCGCAACGGCGCGCTGGTGGCTTCCTTCCCGGTCGCCGACGGCGACGAGATCATGCTGGTGACCAATGGCGGGCAACTGATCCGCTGCCCGGTCAGCGGTATCCGCATCGCCGGACGCGGCGCTCAGGGCGTCATCGTGTTCAACACCGCCGACGGCGAGCGCGTGGTCTCGGTCGAGCACATCGGCGATGTGGGAGGGGATGAGGAGAACGGCCCGGCGGGGGAGGAGGAGGGCGTGTGA
- a CDS encoding CopG family ribbon-helix-helix protein, translated as MSAAFTVRLDEATLCALDQLAEKIERSRNWLAAKAIEDYIALNAWQVAKIEAGIAAADRGEFASDDELARVRKKFTSKE; from the coding sequence ATGTCCGCAGCCTTTACCGTCCGCCTCGATGAGGCGACGCTCTGCGCGCTCGACCAACTTGCCGAAAAAATCGAGCGCTCGCGCAACTGGCTTGCTGCCAAAGCGATCGAGGATTACATCGCGCTCAACGCTTGGCAGGTCGCCAAGATAGAGGCCGGCATCGCGGCCGCGGATCGCGGAGAATTTGCGAGCGACGATGAGCTTGCGCGCGTGCGGAAGAAATTTACGAGCAAGGAATGA